TTTCTATGCCGGACCTTTGGTCTTGTGACGCCCGATCCTGTTCAAAGACAACACAACAACTCTCCCATGTTGGGGAAACCTCCattgcatcattttcatcatggcatatttaatttcaaaaaaaaaagaaggaaaagatgtaataaaaaaaagagaaaagaagaacaaatagTATTActtctcatatgcatgccatttttcagggtatccgagGTTATTACTTTTCATCCAGGATGGTTAACAACGTGACCGCTACCAAAGAGGCTACTAAGCGTACATTCACTTGCAGTTTCTTCCGTGAGGATATGACACATACTTGGATGAGTTCAGAAAGACGTATGTCCATATCTTACACATGTTAACTTCTCCGGTTGATGAATGGGCTCTATACACGCTTCTTCAGTTCTATGATTCTGAGCTacattgtttcacctttcgagACTATCAACTGGCTCCTACCCTTGAAGAGTATGCTGACATTATCAATATTAAGGTTCAACGTAAAATCCCTTTTGTATGTATACCTGAGAAGCCGAAAATGGACCgaattgctggtgctctttatttgagcatgaaggaCGTTACAGGTAACTGGAAGTCTAATGGTGGAACCCACGGATTCCATGTGAAATTTCTGATAAAGAAGGCCGACGCCCTTGCTgttgagaagaaatggaaagaattcaaCGCTCTCCTAGCCCttatgatctatggtttggtgttgttcccgaATATTCCGAATTTCGTCGATCTAACTGTTGTTTGTCTCTTCATGGATCAAAATCCTGTGCCCACTTTTTTAGCAGATACTTATTATACCATTCATTCCAGGTATGGGAAGAAAGGATCAGTTGGGGGTTGTTTACCATTGCTATATGAGTGGTTCACTTCACACTTGCCTAAAATTGGGCCGTTTGTTACGACGAAAGACTCacagaaatggcctcaaaggatcatggggcttactgCAAACGACATTGTCTGGTGTCCTATCAGAATGGGCATAGAGGAAGTTAAAACTAGTTGTGGCACTTTTGACAACGTTCCCCTCATAGGAACGGGAGGtgttatcaattataatcctaagctagcgctacgtcagttgggttttgcacttaaagacaagcctttggacaaagagatattCGAATCCGTTTGCTTTGAGAAGGGAACTGATCCAAAGGGTttggaaaaagtaagaagcgtCTGGAATAGTATCCATACAGATGATCAGACTTCCCTAGGTGAGAAAAATGCCGTTGCTAAACAAGCCTATACAGATTGGGTCGAAGATAGAGTTAAAAATCGTCTATTGCCTTTCTCGAAGGTTAGCCCATTGTACGAACAACCAACTGAGGTTCTAACTGCCACTGTGCCTGCTGATAATTACACCCAAATGGATGTGGAAAACACCCCGTTGCGTGAAGAGAGGTC
This portion of the Vicia villosa cultivar HV-30 ecotype Madison, WI unplaced genomic scaffold, Vvil1.0 ctg.006556F_1_1, whole genome shotgun sequence genome encodes:
- the LOC131643006 gene encoding uncharacterized protein LOC131643006, which gives rise to MLTSPVDEWALYTLLQFYDSELHCFTFRDYQLAPTLEEYADIINIKVQRKIPFVCIPEKPKMDRIAGALYLSMKDVTGNWKSNGGTHGFHVKFLIKKADALAVEKKWKEFNALLALMIYGLVLFPNIPNFVDLTVVCLFMDQNPVPTFLADTYYTIHSRYGKKGSVGGCLPLLYEWFTSHLPKIGPFVTTKDSQKWPQRIMGLTANDIVWCPIRMGIEEVKTSCGTFDNVPLIGTGDKPLDKEIFESVCFEKGTDPKGLEKVRSVWNSIHTDDQTSLGEKNAVAKQAYTDWVEDRVKNRLLPFSKVSPLYEQPTEVLTATVPADNYTQMDVENTPLREERSDTQLKHYLVDQKRAELTHEAKMLKGGSSRVQKRARTEKGERDTTVVVEDHQKIIKRAIKEAEEKLKREYREDLKAYKLKIEKEARAEAKSLKKKLEEKTSKE